A single genomic interval of Cervus elaphus chromosome 19, mCerEla1.1, whole genome shotgun sequence harbors:
- the TIGIT gene encoding T-cell immunoreceptor with Ig and ITIM domains → MQWCLLLIWAQGLRQAPLPTSGAVTGRIVTMGNISAEEGGSVTLQCHLSSTTAKVTQVNWKQQDQVVAIHHARLGWHIDPAFRERVVPDSDLGLTFQSLTSNDTGEYTCIYHTYPDGIYKGTLFLQVLRHSVAEYSAGFQIPLLGAMAAVLVVICAAVIVVATLARKKSLRIRSAEGDLGKRRSEPEASRPRVGSSPGSCVQADAGLCGDAGGEDHAEAEPHEYFNVLSYRSLASFSFPTETG, encoded by the exons ATGCAGTGGTGTCTCCTCCTGATCTGGGCCCAGGGGCTGAGGcaggctcccctccccacctcag GAGCTGTGACAGGCAGAATAGTAACAATGGGGAACATTTCTGCAGAGGAAGGTGGCTCTGTCACCTTACAATGTCACCTGTCCTCCACCACTGCCAAAGTGACCCAAGTCAACTGGAAGCAGCAAGACCAAGTTGTGGCCATTCATCATGCCAGGTTGGGGTGGCATATCGATCCTGCCTTCAGGGAGCGAGTGGTCCCGGACTCCGATCTGGGCCTCACCTTCCAGTCACTGACCAGTAACGACACAGGAGAGTACACCTGCATCTATCACACCTACCCTGACGGGATTTACAAAGGGACACTCTTTCTGCAAGTCCTACGACACTCAG TGGCTGAGTACAGCGCTGGGTTCCAGATCCCATTGCTTGGAGCCATGGCCGCAGTGCTGGTGGTCATCTGCGCGGCAGTCATTGTGGTGGCCACATTGGCCAGAAAG AAATCTCTCAGAATCCGTTCTGCGGAAGGTGACCTTGGGAAGAGGCGGTCTGAACCCGAGGCGTCCAGGCCCAGGGTCGGGTCCTCCCCCGGCAGCTGTGTGCAGGCAGATGCCGGCCTGTGCGGGGACGCGGGCGGAGAGGACCACGCCGAGGCCGAGCCGCACGAGTACTTCAACGTCCTGAGCTACAGAAGCCTGGCCAGCTTCAGCTTCCCTACCGAGACGGGTTAG